In Anaerococcus prevotii DSM 20548, the genomic window CTTGACTAGGCAGTAATCATTATCTACAAGGACAAGACAGTTAATCTTCCTATCGTAGACCTTCTTGTTGCCGTGTTTATAGGAATTGATGATTAATTCGTCTAGGATAAGTCTAATATTGAAGATAAAATCCTTGTCGTCAAAAGTTTTGCTGGCAAGATTTATTGCATCTGTATTAAATTGTTTTATAGAATTAATGTCTGTGTTCATCTGACGTCTTATAATATCCATATCGCTCTCCCTATATTTTTAATACCCAAAAGTCTAAAAAGTATTCTTCTAGCCAAATGATTCTTAAACAATGTTTAAAATTTCCAA contains:
- a CDS encoding ATP-binding protein, giving the protein MDIIRRQMNTDINSIKQFNTDAINLASKTFDDKDFIFNIRLILDELIINSYKHGNKKVYDRKINCLVLVDNDYCLVKVKDEGCGIPLENESDLYSDHGRGLMLVRAISDSLIIKENSIAALIFKKKI